One Pseudomonas sp. B21_DOA genomic window, AGGAAGGCGATTTCTTCACGACTCAGGCCAGCGGCCTGTCCGATGATCAGCGGCACCGCGATGGCACCGCCGTACATCAGCAGAACATGTTGCAGACCGACCAGGATCAGTTGCAAAAGGGGCAAACGCTGAATGGCGGGTGCGTCGGGGATGCGCGCTTTGGACAGCTCGGACATGCAACACCTCGGATCTTTTTTATTCTTGTGATTAACAGCTGCCGGGTTGCTTGCAGCTGTTTCTTTGCATCAGGCAGACCGCGGAGCGGCCATTCGCGGGCAAGCCCGCTCCCACACAGGCTATGCAAAACCCTGTGGGAGCTGGCTTGCCAGCGATGCTTTTAACGATTAATTGGTCTGCGCTCCCTGGGCAATCCAGGCACCGATCAGGTCACGTTCCTGCTGGGTCATCTGGGTGATGTTGCCCAGTGGCATGATCTGTGTGGTGATGGCTTGCGCCTGAATGCGCGCGGCGTTCTGGCGGATCTGCTCGGGGGTATCGAACATCACACCGGCCGGGGCTGCGCTGAACAACGGGCTGGTCGGCTTGGACGAATGGCACACCGTGCAACGCTCTTGAATCACGTTGTGCACTTTGTCGAAACCGGGGCCGGCATTCGAGGCTTGCGCAGGTGCCGCCGCAGGGGCTGCGGGTGCCGCAGGTTGCGCCGCTTCGGCCGGTTTCGCGCCACCGCCCAATGCCGTCTCCGGCAGCGGTTGGTACTCGATTTTCGCCGGTGCCTTGGCCACTTCAGGTGCGTTCGACATCGGCATCGGACCGGTGACGTAGGCCAGGCAGATCATGCCCACCGCTGCCACTGGCAGGGTCCAGGCAAACTTGTGGCTGTCGTGACGGGTGTTGAAGTAGTGACGCACCAATACCGCCAACACCGCGATCCCGGCCAGGATCAACCAGTTGTACTGGCTGCCGTAAGTGCTCGGGAAGTGGTTGCTGATCATGATGAACAGCACTGGCAGGGTGAAATAGTTGTTGTGTCGCGAACGCAGCAGACCCTTGGCCGGCAGCGCCGGATCCGGCGTGCGGTTCTCGGCGATCGCCGCCACCAGTGCGCGTTGCGCCGGCATGATGATGCGGAACACGTTGCCGACCATGATGGTGCCGATGATCGCGCCGACGTGCAGGTACGCACCCCGACCGCTGAACACTTTGCTGAAGCCATAGGCCGCGGCAATGATCAGGACGAACAGAATGAAGCCGAGCAGGGCAGGTTTCTTGCCCAGGGCCGAATCGCAGAGGAAGTCGTAGACGAACCAGCCGACGATCAGCGAGCCGATACCGATGGCCACACCTTCAGGACCGCTGAGGCCGCTGCCGGGTGCCACGAGGTAGAGCACGGGGTTGGAGTAGAACACCACGCACAGCAGCGCGATCCCCGACATCCAGGTGAAGTAGGCTTCCCACTTGAACCAGTGCAGGTTGTCCGGCATGGACGGTGGGGCCAGTTTGTATTTTTCCAGGTGGTAGATGCCGCCGCCGTGGATCGCCCACAGATCACCGGCCAGACCGGTTTTCGGGTTGACGCGGTTGAGGTTGTTCTCCAGCCAGACGAAGTAGAACGACGCGCCGATCCAGGCCACGCCAGTGATCATGTGAACCCAGCGCACGCTCAGGTTCAGCCATTCCAACAGATGTGCTTCCACAGTCTTTACCTCTCGCCCGTCACTCTTGTTGTCGAGTGATCGGACCTTCTCTTATTGGTGGGGGCGAGGATCAACCGCTCATCCTCTTTGAAAAAATGCTCATCGCAGTTATTGCCTGTGCCACTGCGATCAACCACCAGGAAGTCATCCCGCTTTTCGATCGTCAGCACCGGGTGGTGCCAGACGCCGCGATGGTAATTGATGCCCTGCCTGCCGTTGGTGACGAAGGCGCGGACCAAGCCTGATACAGGTGCATCGCCAACTGGCGCGACCACGATCAGAAAGGGGTTGCCGAGCAGCGGAATGAAAGCCTGGCTGCCCAGCGGATGGCGTTCCAGCATGCAAACGGTCAGCGGCATGTCCTGCGCGTCGGCGCGGAAAATGCTGATGATTGCGTTGTCCTCAGGCGTAGCGGTTTCGACCGTCGCCAGTTTGTGGAAGCGCATGGTCGAACCGTTGTTGATCATGAAGTGATCGCTGCCGTCGGTTTCGATCACGTCACCGAAAGGGGCGAAGGCTTCTTTGGTCAGCGGTTCAATCGTCAATGTGCGCATGCTGTTCTTCTTATCCGGATTCTGTGTTGTTAGATCTATCGCCATCGCGGGCAAGCCCGCTCCCACAGTGGACTGTGGCGTTCACAAAACCTGTGGGAGCTGGCTTGCCAGCGATTGGGTTCAACCTTGTTTAGCGACCTTGCCCAATACACGCAGGCGACTCACGCCACCATCCGGGAACACGTTCAGGCGGATGTGGGTGATCGGGCCGAGTGCCTTGATCTGCTCGACGAAGGTGTGTTCGGCGTGCATTTCCAGCTTCTGGCTTGGCAGCAGTTCGCGCCAGAACAGCGACTGGGTTTCGATCTGGCTGTCGGTGCCGCCCTTGACGAACGCGCCCTGGATCGAGCAGGTGTCCGGGTAGTTGCCTTTGAAGTGCAGGGTGTCGACGACGATTTTCTCGATCTCGCCCGGATGACCCAGCGCGACGATCACCCAGTCATTGCCCGGCGTACGACGACGTGCGGTTTCCCAGCCGTCGCCCATGTTGATGCCACGGCCCGGGTTGAGGATGTTGCTCATGCGGCCGAAGTGTTCGTCGGAGCAGGCGAGGGCGCGGCCACCGTTAAGGGCTGCGGCCAGATCGACTTGCTCGTTGTCGCCAACAGCGGACCAGTCGCGGAACGGAATGCCGTACACGCGCAGACGGGCAACACCGCCGTCCGGGTAGATGTTGAAGCGCAGGTGGCTGAACGCCTGGTCGTTGCTGATTTCGTGGTAGTGGTGGCTGTTGCCCTGCAGCTCGACGGCCGACAGCACTTCAGTCCACTGGGTGTTTTCATCCGGCTCGCCCGAGGCCAGGAAGCACGCTTCCAGCGAGGCCGACGGCGGATAGTTGCCGGTGAAGAATGAAGTGTCGATGTCCACGCCTTTGATCGAGCCCGGTACGCCCAGACGGATCACCGCGCTGTCGTAACCTTCGAAGCGCTTGCGGCGCGACTCCCAGCCGTCCATCCACTTGCCGTTGTCATCGAACACGCCCTCCTTCCATACGGCCGGGTTCGGTTGGAACAGACGATTGGCGTCTGCGAACCAGTCATCGGTGACCGAAATGATCTTGGTGCCCAGGCGGGCGTCGGCCAGGTTGACGTATTTTTCGAAAGGTACGGCGTAAGCTTTCATTCTTCTTGTCTGCCTTTGATAAGTTGGCTGGGGATGCTCGCAGGGCCCTGGGTGCTCTCCGCGTTTGATGCACTCGGGCCAGGCTTGCTAAAGAGTCAGTAAACGGAACAGGGCAATCTTGTTGATCTCCGCCAGCGCGCATTTGAACTCGGCTTCCACCGAATTGTTGATGCGCGTTTCGAACGCCGCGAGGATCTGATGCCGGTTGCTGCCTTTTACCGCCATGATGAAGGGAAACTTGAACTTGGCTTTGTAGGCGTCGTTCAGCTCGGTGAAGCGCTGGAACTCTTCGGCCGTGCATTGGTGAATACCGGCGCCAGCCTGTTCATTGGTGCTGGCTTCGGTCAGTTGGCCCTGGACGGCGGCTTTGCCGGCCAGGTCCGGGTGAGCGTTGATCAGGGCCAGCTGGCTGGCATGATCGGCGCTCAACAGGATATCGCTCATGCGCTGGTGCAGGGTTTCGATCTCGTCGATCGAAGCGTCCGCACCGAGGTCGTAGGCCTTTTCGGCCACCCATGGCGAATGTTCGTAGATGTCGGCGAAGGCTTTGACGAAAGCGTCGCGGCTCAGGGTCGACGGTTGCAGGGTTTGAAAGCGGCTCATTTTGCAGTCCCTTGGTACGGGTGGGTTTCTTGCCAGTGGCGCGCGATGTCGACGCGACGGCTGAACCACACCTGTTCATGACTTTTGGCGTATTCGATAAAGCGCTTGAGCGAAGCGAGGCGACCGGGACGGCCGATCAACCGGCAGTGCAGACCGATCGAGAGCATTTTCGGCGCTTCGGCACCCTCGGCGTAAAGCACATCGAAGGCGTCTTTGAGATATTCAAAGAAATCGTCACCCTTGTTGAAACCCTGCACTTGCGTGAAGCGCATGTCGTTGGTGTCGAGGGTGTAGGGGATCACCAGATGCGGCTTGCCGGTCGGGTTGTTCGGTTCCCAGTAGGGCAGGTCGTCGTCGTAGGTGTCGCAGTCGTAGAGGAAACCGCCTTCTTCCATGACCAGCCGACGGGTGTTCGGCCCGGTGCGGCCGGTGTACCAGCCCAGCGGACGTTCGCCGGTCAGTTCGGTGAGGATGCGGATCGCTTCGAGCATGTGCTCGCGTTCCTGCGCTTCATCCATGTACTGATAGTCGATCCAGCGGTAGCCGTGGCTGCAGATTTCGTGACCGGCATCGACCATCGCGCGGATCACGTCCGGGTGACGCTGGGCGGCCATGGCCACGGCGAAGATGGTCAGCGGAATGTCGAATTCCTTGAACAGTTTCAGAATCCGCCAGACGCCGGCACGGCTGCCATACTCGTAAAGCGATTCCATGCTCATGTTGCGCGCGCCTTGCAGCGGCTGAGCAGCAACCATTTCAGAAAGGAAGGCTTCAGACTCCTTGTCGCCGTGCAGAATGTTGCGCTCGCCACCTTCTTCGTAATTGAGCACGAAGGACAAAGCGATCCGGGCATTGCCCGGCCAGTGTGGGTGAGGAGGGTTACTGCCGTAACCGATCAGGTCGCGTGGGTAGTCAGCGCTCACTGCAGTCTTCCTTCTTGTACGTTGACAGATTGGTGTGGCGGCCTGGCAGGCTGGCGTCACAGCGATGGGCTGATTGTATACAACTTTATTTACATTTTGTAAGCCTGAATTTTCGCATTTTTCACCGGCTGTCATCTTTTGCTGCTAGCGGTTCGAGCCTGCAAGAAACCTGCCTGACCAGTCAGCTAATGAATAGAAGGTTCAATGATCAGGCGCATTGTCTGTAGATTGGCGATAAAGGCCCGGATGGCGGGGGTGAGGCGAAAAATGTCGTTTTTATTGTGTACAATTTTTTTGAAAAGTGTCTTAATCAGTCGCTCGCCGCAGCGTTTCGTGCTCCGAATCGGTGCGGTCTCCTTTTCAACTGACTTCGGGAGGCGCGAGGTCTGACCGCTTGTTGCGGCCAGGCGCGCAGAATCAATGGGACGTTTGACAACACACGTTTTGGACGCTGCACACGGTTGCCCGGGCAGCTCGATCAAGGTCGAGCTGTACCGCGTTGAAGGATCGCAGCTGGAATTGGTCGCCAGTGCGACAACCAACAGCGATGGCCGGGTCGACGCACCGTTGCTGCAAGGCGACGATTATCGCACTGGCGTTTATCAGGTGCAGTTCCACGCCGGCGATTACTACCGCGCCCGCGGTGTGCAACTGCCCGAGCCGGCATTTCTCGACGTAGTGGTGTTGCGTTTCGGCATCTCCGCCGAGCAGGAGCACTATCACGTGCCCCTGCTGATTTCGCCTTACAGCTATTCCACGTATCGGGGCAGCTGACCCCCAAGCAGCTGCCCCCACCGGGAAGCGACTGCGCATATAGCTTCTTTGGTCTTTCGCCCGCCCACACTGCGGGCTTTTTTCCCTCCAAACCGGCGACCGAGCGCCATGCTCAGCGTTCGCGAATGATGAATACCGAGTCAGGCTTGCCGGCAACCTTCAACACTCCCCGATCAGCCAGACCACTTTGTTTTGCGCGGCGGCCTCGGTCAGCGCCTTGAAGGCGTCCTGGCCGATTCGCGCGGGTGTGCTCGGTTCGGTCAGTTCATTGCCGGGCACATGAGTGAGGCCTGCCTGGTCGATCGCTCCCAGTT contains:
- the uraH gene encoding hydroxyisourate hydrolase, with the protein product MGRLTTHVLDAAHGCPGSSIKVELYRVEGSQLELVASATTNSDGRVDAPLLQGDDYRTGVYQVQFHAGDYYRARGVQLPEPAFLDVVVLRFGISAEQEHYHVPLLISPYSYSTYRGS
- the uraD gene encoding 2-oxo-4-hydroxy-4-carboxy-5-ureidoimidazoline decarboxylase, whose translation is MSRFQTLQPSTLSRDAFVKAFADIYEHSPWVAEKAYDLGADASIDEIETLHQRMSDILLSADHASQLALINAHPDLAGKAAVQGQLTEASTNEQAGAGIHQCTAEEFQRFTELNDAYKAKFKFPFIMAVKGSNRHQILAAFETRINNSVEAEFKCALAEINKIALFRLLTL
- the puuE gene encoding allantoinase PuuE, which produces MSADYPRDLIGYGSNPPHPHWPGNARIALSFVLNYEEGGERNILHGDKESEAFLSEMVAAQPLQGARNMSMESLYEYGSRAGVWRILKLFKEFDIPLTIFAVAMAAQRHPDVIRAMVDAGHEICSHGYRWIDYQYMDEAQEREHMLEAIRILTELTGERPLGWYTGRTGPNTRRLVMEEGGFLYDCDTYDDDLPYWEPNNPTGKPHLVIPYTLDTNDMRFTQVQGFNKGDDFFEYLKDAFDVLYAEGAEAPKMLSIGLHCRLIGRPGRLASLKRFIEYAKSHEQVWFSRRVDIARHWQETHPYQGTAK
- the alc gene encoding allantoicase; the protein is MKAYAVPFEKYVNLADARLGTKIISVTDDWFADANRLFQPNPAVWKEGVFDDNGKWMDGWESRRKRFEGYDSAVIRLGVPGSIKGVDIDTSFFTGNYPPSASLEACFLASGEPDENTQWTEVLSAVELQGNSHHYHEISNDQAFSHLRFNIYPDGGVARLRVYGIPFRDWSAVGDNEQVDLAAALNGGRALACSDEHFGRMSNILNPGRGINMGDGWETARRRTPGNDWVIVALGHPGEIEKIVVDTLHFKGNYPDTCSIQGAFVKGGTDSQIETQSLFWRELLPSQKLEMHAEHTFVEQIKALGPITHIRLNVFPDGGVSRLRVLGKVAKQG
- a CDS encoding ureidoglycolate lyase, giving the protein MRTLTIEPLTKEAFAPFGDVIETDGSDHFMINNGSTMRFHKLATVETATPEDNAIISIFRADAQDMPLTVCMLERHPLGSQAFIPLLGNPFLIVVAPVGDAPVSGLVRAFVTNGRQGINYHRGVWHHPVLTIEKRDDFLVVDRSGTGNNCDEHFFKEDERLILAPTNKRRSDHSTTRVTGER
- a CDS encoding urate hydroxylase PuuD, yielding MEAHLLEWLNLSVRWVHMITGVAWIGASFYFVWLENNLNRVNPKTGLAGDLWAIHGGGIYHLEKYKLAPPSMPDNLHWFKWEAYFTWMSGIALLCVVFYSNPVLYLVAPGSGLSGPEGVAIGIGSLIVGWFVYDFLCDSALGKKPALLGFILFVLIIAAAYGFSKVFSGRGAYLHVGAIIGTIMVGNVFRIIMPAQRALVAAIAENRTPDPALPAKGLLRSRHNNYFTLPVLFIMISNHFPSTYGSQYNWLILAGIAVLAVLVRHYFNTRHDSHKFAWTLPVAAVGMICLAYVTGPMPMSNAPEVAKAPAKIEYQPLPETALGGGAKPAEAAQPAAPAAPAAAPAQASNAGPGFDKVHNVIQERCTVCHSSKPTSPLFSAAPAGVMFDTPEQIRQNAARIQAQAITTQIMPLGNITQMTQQERDLIGAWIAQGAQTN